In Bacillus horti, a single window of DNA contains:
- the xylA gene encoding xylose isomerase — MEIFQSVQKIEYEGPNSENPFAFKYYNPNEEIQGQTMEELLRFSVAYWHTFVGDGSDPFGQGTMQRSWNQYDGMDLAKSRVEAAFELFEKLQVPFYCFHDVDIAPEGGSLRETFANLDQIVALLKEHMKSSKTKLLWNTANQFSHPRWVHGAATSPNADVFAHAAAKVKKGLEIALELGAENYVFWGGREGYETLLNTDMKLELDNLARFFHMAIDYAKEIGFKGQFLIEPKPKEPTKHQYDFDVATGLAFLQSYGLKDYFKFNVEANHATLAGHTFEHELRVARTHGMLGSVDANQGDTLLGWDTDEFPTDLYSTTLAMYEILKNGGLGSGGLNFDAKVRRGSFEPEDLFHAHIAGMDSFAIGAKIAAQLIEDKVLENVIEDRYSSYSEGIGLEIVEGKASFHTLEQYALEQGEIKNKSGRQEAIKGVINRYLIETCSGVKV; from the coding sequence ATGGAGATTTTCCAGTCTGTTCAAAAGATAGAATATGAAGGGCCAAATTCAGAGAACCCATTTGCCTTTAAATATTACAATCCAAACGAGGAAATTCAGGGGCAAACGATGGAGGAGCTGCTTCGCTTCTCTGTAGCGTATTGGCATACGTTTGTTGGGGATGGTAGTGATCCTTTCGGTCAAGGTACGATGCAACGGTCTTGGAATCAATATGATGGAATGGATTTAGCGAAGTCTCGGGTGGAAGCAGCATTTGAGCTGTTTGAAAAGCTACAGGTTCCTTTTTATTGTTTTCATGATGTGGACATTGCACCAGAAGGAGGATCACTAAGAGAGACGTTTGCTAATCTCGATCAAATTGTTGCATTACTTAAGGAGCATATGAAAAGCAGCAAAACGAAGCTTTTATGGAACACGGCTAATCAATTTTCTCATCCTCGGTGGGTTCATGGAGCAGCCACTTCTCCAAATGCAGACGTTTTTGCGCATGCCGCAGCTAAGGTAAAGAAAGGGCTTGAGATTGCCCTAGAGCTTGGAGCAGAAAACTATGTTTTTTGGGGTGGACGTGAAGGGTACGAAACCCTTCTAAATACAGATATGAAGCTTGAGTTAGACAATCTTGCACGCTTCTTCCATATGGCTATTGATTACGCAAAGGAGATCGGTTTTAAAGGTCAGTTTCTTATTGAACCAAAACCAAAAGAGCCAACAAAGCATCAGTATGACTTTGATGTTGCGACTGGTCTAGCTTTTCTACAATCCTACGGACTGAAGGATTACTTTAAATTTAATGTAGAAGCCAATCATGCAACTCTAGCGGGACATACGTTTGAGCACGAGCTTCGCGTTGCTAGAACACATGGTATGCTTGGCTCAGTTGATGCAAATCAGGGGGATACATTGCTAGGCTGGGATACGGATGAGTTTCCCACTGACCTTTATTCAACAACCTTAGCGATGTACGAGATTTTGAAAAATGGTGGACTTGGATCAGGTGGACTTAATTTTGATGCAAAGGTAAGAAGAGGGTCGTTTGAGCCGGAGGATTTATTTCATGCTCATATTGCAGGGATGGATAGCTTTGCTATCGGAGCGAAGATCGCTGCTCAACTCATCGAAGATAAAGTGTTGGAGAACGTTATTGAGGATCGTTACAGTAGCTATTCAGAGGGCATTGGGCTTGAGATCGTTGAAGGTAAAGCGAGCTTTCATACTCTAGAGCAATACGCTTTAGAGCAAGGAGAGATTAAGAATAAGTCAGGCCGACAAGAGGCGATTAAAGGAGTAATAAATCGTTATTTAATAGAGACTTGCTCCGGTGTAAAGGTGTAG